A genomic stretch from Thermomonospora umbrina includes:
- a CDS encoding transcriptional regulator produces the protein MTAARSGGVAPDLTIGVVGPHDLVERVMLMGHGPTPVPSRLVAAAYRDEQEAADKVVRLGSGVDVCLFASPVPYDFARKAGVLTMPATYVPLNGAALQGALLRAALDERFDPGKVSIDVLGRAEVEEAYSEINLGTEHVHLREEAAGPGTLAAFHERLWRRGATSVAMTCVHATAERMEMAGVPTIRVRPTGAAIRSSLQTAALLGAHHRLEESQLVVVLVDVPTLRESPRRVTPRYWRDELKLALHRVLLQEAHRMNASVWPLDDHSYLVTATRGSVAGTTEGFRTPPFIERVREELGLAIEVGIGMGRTAHEAETHARAALARSQTSQRAQGFALDRDGRALVPAPRTPPRPQPQPKPKGLEILARLADKLDQEGATRGTGGSGGPGGPGGEAQPLIVDAENAGRMLGVTPRTARRLLRTLVEEGLAWPLPPNRTPQPGRPRQLYRLIIEKLGPKATTT, from the coding sequence ATGACCGCCGCGAGGTCGGGAGGGGTGGCACCCGATCTGACGATCGGTGTCGTGGGACCCCATGACCTGGTGGAACGCGTGATGTTGATGGGGCACGGGCCGACCCCGGTCCCCAGCCGGCTGGTCGCCGCGGCCTACCGGGACGAACAGGAGGCGGCCGACAAGGTGGTCCGCCTCGGCTCCGGGGTGGACGTGTGCCTGTTCGCCAGCCCGGTGCCGTACGACTTCGCACGCAAGGCCGGCGTGCTCACCATGCCCGCCACCTACGTGCCGCTGAACGGCGCGGCGCTGCAGGGCGCGCTGCTGCGGGCCGCGCTCGACGAGCGGTTCGACCCCGGCAAGGTCAGCATCGACGTGCTGGGCCGGGCCGAGGTCGAGGAGGCGTACAGCGAGATCAACCTCGGCACCGAGCACGTCCATCTGCGCGAGGAGGCCGCCGGGCCGGGCACGCTGGCCGCCTTCCACGAGCGGCTGTGGCGGCGCGGGGCCACCAGTGTGGCGATGACCTGCGTGCACGCCACCGCCGAACGGATGGAGATGGCCGGCGTGCCGACCATCCGGGTGCGTCCGACCGGGGCGGCCATCCGCAGTTCGCTGCAGACGGCCGCGCTGCTGGGCGCGCACCATCGGCTGGAGGAGTCGCAGCTCGTGGTGGTGCTGGTGGACGTCCCGACGCTGCGGGAGAGCCCGCGGCGGGTGACGCCCCGCTACTGGCGCGACGAGCTGAAGCTGGCGCTGCACCGGGTGCTGCTCCAGGAGGCCCACCGGATGAACGCCTCGGTGTGGCCGCTCGACGACCACAGCTATCTGGTCACCGCCACCCGGGGCTCCGTCGCGGGCACCACCGAGGGGTTTCGGACACCGCCGTTCATCGAAAGGGTCAGAGAGGAGCTGGGGCTCGCCATCGAGGTCGGCATCGGCATGGGGCGCACCGCCCACGAGGCCGAGACGCACGCCCGCGCGGCGCTGGCGCGGTCGCAGACCTCGCAGCGCGCCCAGGGCTTCGCGCTCGACCGGGACGGCCGCGCGCTGGTGCCCGCGCCGCGCACACCGCCGCGCCCCCAGCCGCAGCCCAAGCCGAAGGGCCTGGAGATCCTGGCCCGGCTGGCCGACAAGCTCGACCAAGAGGGCGCGACACGCGGAACGGGCGGCTCGGGCGGCCCCGGCGGCCCCGGCGGCGAGGCACAGCCGCTGATCGTGGACGCCGAGAACGCCGGACGGATGCTCGGGGTGACCCCCCGCACCGCCCGCCGACTGCTCCGCACCCTGGTCGAGGAGGGGCTGGCCTGGCCCCTTCCCCCCAACCGAACGCCCCAGCCGGGCCGTCCACGCCAGCTCTACCGACTCATCATCGAGAAACTGGGCCCCAAGGCCACCACCACCTGA
- a CDS encoding MarR family winged helix-turn-helix transcriptional regulator: MRRGIHREHHPDLGILSARLLFAVQDELFGTLAEQGHTGLRPQHGAVLAYLDVEGTRATDLARRSNQHKQVIGKLVDELEALGYVERRPDPDDRRAKLVVPTERGLDQMTRSDAIMAGLEQRHAQAVGAEVYAEFKRVLHEVALRQRSWRDDHG, from the coding sequence ATGCGCCGTGGCATCCATCGCGAGCACCATCCCGACCTGGGGATCCTCAGCGCCCGGCTGCTGTTCGCCGTGCAGGACGAGCTGTTCGGCACGCTCGCCGAGCAGGGCCACACCGGGCTGCGCCCCCAGCACGGAGCCGTGCTCGCCTACCTGGACGTGGAGGGCACCCGCGCCACCGACCTCGCCCGCCGCTCCAACCAGCACAAGCAGGTCATCGGCAAGCTGGTGGACGAGCTGGAGGCCCTCGGCTACGTCGAACGCCGACCCGACCCCGACGATCGCCGCGCCAAGCTCGTCGTCCCCACGGAGCGCGGGCTCGACCAGATGACCCGCTCAGACGCGATCATGGCCGGCCTCGAACAGCGCCACGCCCAGGCGGTCGGCGCGGAGGTCTACGCCGAGTTCAAGCGCGTCCTCCACGAGGTCGCCCTACGGCAGCGCTCCTGGCGCGACGACCACGGGTGA
- the hisC gene encoding histidinol-phosphate transaminase, giving the protein MSEASGPRFRSVLDRFAAYKPGRTVVAPDGRSFKLSSNESPYGPLPSVLTAIGEAAGRVNRYPDNNATALIEAISARFGVPAEHVAVGCGSVGVTQMLLEAVGEPDAEVLYAWRSFEAYPLLVALSGAVQVQVPLRDEAHDLTAMADAITERTRLVFVCNPNNPTGTVVRRAALEAFLDRVPADCLVILDEAYREYVRDDEVPDGLSVYADRPNVAVLRTFSKAYGLAGLRTGFMVAHPQVAEAVRKTMLPFTVNAVAQAAAIASLSAEGELLERVESTVKERERVVHTLRAQGWTVPPTEANFVWLRLGERTVDFSEACNAHGVSVRPFPGEGVRVSIGAPEENDAFLTVAAAFPHRG; this is encoded by the coding sequence GTGTCCGAAGCGTCCGGCCCCCGTTTCCGTTCCGTGCTCGACCGGTTCGCGGCCTACAAGCCCGGCAGGACCGTGGTCGCGCCCGACGGACGCTCCTTCAAGCTCTCCTCGAACGAGTCGCCGTACGGCCCCCTGCCGTCGGTGCTGACGGCGATCGGTGAGGCGGCGGGGCGGGTCAACCGCTATCCCGACAACAACGCCACGGCGTTGATCGAGGCGATCTCGGCCCGGTTCGGGGTGCCCGCCGAGCACGTCGCGGTGGGCTGCGGGTCGGTGGGTGTCACCCAGATGCTGTTGGAGGCGGTGGGCGAGCCCGACGCCGAGGTGCTGTACGCGTGGCGGTCGTTCGAGGCGTACCCGCTGTTGGTGGCGTTGTCCGGGGCGGTGCAGGTGCAGGTGCCGCTGCGCGACGAGGCCCACGATCTGACGGCGATGGCCGACGCGATCACCGAGCGGACGCGGCTGGTCTTCGTCTGCAACCCCAACAACCCGACCGGCACGGTGGTCCGCCGCGCCGCGCTGGAGGCGTTCCTCGACCGGGTGCCGGCCGACTGTCTGGTGATCCTGGACGAGGCGTACCGGGAGTACGTCCGCGACGACGAGGTCCCCGACGGCCTGTCCGTGTACGCCGACCGCCCGAACGTGGCGGTCCTGCGCACGTTCTCCAAGGCGTACGGGCTGGCGGGGCTGCGCACGGGGTTCATGGTCGCGCATCCGCAGGTGGCCGAGGCGGTCCGCAAGACGATGCTGCCGTTCACGGTCAACGCCGTGGCCCAGGCCGCCGCCATCGCCTCTCTGAGCGCCGAGGGCGAGTTGCTGGAGCGCGTCGAGTCGACCGTCAAGGAGCGGGAGCGGGTCGTGCACACGCTGCGCGCCCAGGGCTGGACGGTCCCGCCCACGGAGGCCAACTTCGTGTGGCTGCGTCTCGGCGAGCGGACGGTGGACTTCTCCGAGGCCTGCAACGCCCACGGGGTGAGCGTCCGTCCGTTCCCCGGTGAGGGCGTCCGCGTCTCCATCGGCGCGCCGGAGGAGAACGACGCGTTCCTCACCGTCGCCGCAGCCTTTCCGCATCGGGGCTGA
- a CDS encoding lysophospholipid acyltransferase family protein, which produces MFYTFMSRVVAPILRLLFRPRVEGLENVPAYGPLIIASNHLSFIDSFIIPLVIPRPVTYIAKADYFEQSGLKGRFVRWFLTTLGHMPIRRGAQRAAMGALEQAVEVLDNAGAFAIYPEGTRSRDGRLYRGRTGTGWLVLASGARVLPVGLQHTETLQPVGASLPRPCWPGRPRPTVHIGPVMDFTHYGDLPPAKARRIITDEIVETIQKLSGQDYAGSYNHSADAG; this is translated from the coding sequence GTGTTTTACACGTTCATGTCGCGCGTGGTGGCTCCGATCCTTCGCCTGCTCTTTCGGCCGAGGGTGGAGGGCCTGGAGAACGTGCCGGCCTACGGACCGCTGATCATCGCCAGCAACCACCTGTCGTTCATCGACAGCTTCATCATCCCCCTCGTGATCCCCCGGCCGGTGACCTACATCGCCAAGGCCGACTACTTCGAACAGTCCGGGCTCAAGGGCCGCTTCGTCCGCTGGTTCCTCACCACCCTGGGCCACATGCCGATCCGCCGGGGCGCCCAACGCGCCGCGATGGGCGCACTGGAACAGGCCGTCGAGGTGCTCGACAACGCGGGCGCGTTCGCCATCTACCCCGAGGGCACCCGCTCCCGCGACGGCCGCCTCTACCGCGGCCGCACCGGCACCGGCTGGCTCGTCCTCGCCTCCGGAGCCCGCGTGCTCCCCGTGGGCCTCCAGCACACCGAGACCCTCCAGCCCGTCGGCGCCTCCCTGCCCCGCCCCTGCTGGCCCGGCCGCCCCCGCCCCACGGTCCACATCGGCCCCGTCATGGACTTCACCCACTACGGCGACCTCCCGCCCGCCAAGGCCCGCCGCATCATCACCGACGAGATCGTCGAGACCATCCAGAAACTCTCGGGCCAGGACTACGCGGGCTCCTACAACCACTCCGCCGACGCGGGCTAG
- a CDS encoding EamA family transporter: MASHAHVATPRAMTPLAWAALVVVYIVWGSTYLAIGIGIETIPPMLSGSMRFLLAALLLASFLAIRHGPGVLRVSPRRLGSAVLVGVLLLTGGNGMVAVAEQHISTGLAALLVASMPLWLVIFGTGVGDRPPRATLVGVITGFAGVALLSVLPGDGGASGSVLGVAVILFATFSWALGSFLAGRLPMPANSFTTSVYEMAAGGLALLAVGFGRGETLDVGQISGRSWFALAYLVVFGSLLAFTSYAWLLGNAPMSIVGTYAYVNPVVAVLLGALILNEKVTWETLLGGLIIVFGVGIVVTTESRRRHAVPEPVPEPVPKEDDARPAEDVALESP; the protein is encoded by the coding sequence ATGGCCTCTCATGCTCATGTCGCCACCCCTCGGGCGATGACCCCCCTCGCCTGGGCCGCCCTCGTCGTGGTCTACATCGTGTGGGGGTCGACCTACCTCGCCATCGGCATCGGCATCGAGACCATCCCGCCGATGCTGAGCGGCAGCATGCGCTTCCTGCTCGCCGCCCTGCTGCTGGCGTCGTTCCTGGCGATCCGGCACGGCCCCGGGGTGCTGCGGGTGTCGCCGCGTCGGCTCGGCTCGGCGGTGTTGGTGGGCGTGCTGCTGCTCACCGGCGGCAACGGCATGGTGGCGGTCGCCGAGCAGCACATCTCCACCGGCCTGGCGGCCCTGCTGGTCGCCTCGATGCCGCTCTGGCTGGTGATCTTCGGTACCGGGGTGGGCGACCGGCCGCCGCGGGCCACCCTGGTGGGGGTGATCACCGGGTTCGCCGGGGTGGCGCTGCTGTCGGTGCTGCCGGGGGACGGCGGCGCGTCGGGCAGCGTGCTGGGTGTGGCCGTGATCCTGTTCGCCACGTTCTCGTGGGCGCTTGGATCGTTCCTGGCGGGACGGCTGCCGATGCCGGCCAACTCGTTCACGACGAGCGTGTACGAGATGGCGGCCGGCGGGCTGGCGCTCCTGGCGGTCGGGTTCGGCAGGGGCGAGACCCTGGACGTCGGGCAGATCTCCGGCCGATCCTGGTTCGCGCTCGCCTACCTGGTGGTGTTCGGGTCGCTGCTGGCGTTCACCTCGTACGCCTGGCTGCTGGGGAACGCCCCGATGTCCATCGTGGGCACCTACGCGTACGTGAACCCGGTGGTCGCGGTGCTGCTGGGGGCCTTGATCCTGAACGAGAAGGTGACCTGGGAGACCCTGCTCGGCGGTCTGATCATCGTCTTCGGCGTCGGCATCGTGGTGACCACCGAGAGTCGCCGCCGGCACGCCGTGCCCGAACCCGTCCCCGAGCCCGTTCCGAAGGAGGACGACGCCCGCCCGGCGGAGGACGTCGCCCTCGAGTCACCCTGA
- the murA gene encoding UDP-N-acetylglucosamine 1-carboxyvinyltransferase — MSMGDDVRYRVRGGNTLQGTVFIQGAKNAVLPMIGAALMASKGRTVLRNVPIIEDVRRAVELARAVGAKAELHEAERTLVIDASTLSSPVLPADIAARFRGSFLFVPALLHRLGEAIIEGVGGCNLGSRNLDFHYNGFKRMGATVTEQVGDDGDGVIHIKAGDLRGATLYCDTPSHTGTENLVMAGAMAQGTTLIKNCALEPEVLDNIEFLQRMGAKITGGGTGFITVEGVDELTAVEHTVMPDRIDAGVFVMAAAITGSEVSLVGASLAHLGVAADKLEQMGVEFHQEGAVLQVRRERPLRPINVITDEYPGFATDLQSPIMAVSCLADGPSYIYERIFDGRFGLVTELTKMGADIEVDGNRAKVLGATPLRGAEVVAHDLRTGSALVLAGLGAEGETTITQAYYLDRGHAHIADRLSQLGADIERVVA; from the coding sequence ATGAGCATGGGCGACGACGTTCGTTACCGAGTCCGCGGCGGCAACACGCTGCAGGGCACCGTCTTCATCCAGGGCGCCAAGAACGCCGTGCTGCCGATGATCGGCGCCGCCCTGATGGCGTCCAAGGGACGCACGGTGCTCCGGAACGTTCCGATCATCGAGGACGTGCGCCGCGCCGTCGAGCTGGCCCGGGCCGTGGGGGCCAAGGCCGAGCTGCACGAGGCCGAGCGCACCCTGGTGATCGACGCGTCCACGCTGTCCAGCCCGGTGCTGCCGGCCGACATCGCCGCCCGGTTCCGCGGCTCGTTCCTGTTCGTCCCGGCCCTGCTGCACCGCCTCGGCGAGGCGATCATCGAGGGTGTCGGCGGGTGCAACCTGGGCAGCCGCAACCTCGACTTCCACTACAACGGCTTCAAGCGGATGGGCGCGACCGTCACCGAGCAGGTGGGCGACGATGGCGACGGGGTCATCCACATCAAGGCCGGCGACCTGCGCGGCGCCACCCTGTACTGCGACACCCCCTCGCACACCGGCACCGAGAACCTGGTGATGGCCGGGGCCATGGCCCAGGGCACCACGCTGATCAAGAACTGCGCGCTGGAGCCCGAGGTCCTCGACAACATCGAGTTCCTGCAGCGGATGGGCGCCAAGATCACCGGCGGCGGCACCGGGTTCATCACCGTCGAGGGCGTGGACGAGCTGACCGCCGTCGAGCACACCGTGATGCCGGACCGGATCGACGCCGGCGTGTTCGTGATGGCCGCCGCCATCACCGGCAGCGAGGTCAGCCTGGTCGGGGCCTCCCTGGCGCACCTGGGCGTGGCGGCCGACAAGCTCGAGCAGATGGGCGTGGAGTTCCACCAGGAGGGCGCGGTGCTGCAGGTGCGCCGGGAGCGCCCGCTGCGCCCGATCAACGTGATCACCGACGAGTACCCGGGCTTCGCCACCGACCTGCAGTCCCCGATCATGGCGGTGTCCTGCCTGGCGGACGGGCCGTCCTACATCTACGAGCGGATCTTCGACGGCCGCTTCGGGCTGGTCACCGAGCTGACCAAGATGGGCGCCGACATCGAGGTGGACGGCAACCGCGCCAAGGTGCTCGGCGCGACGCCGCTGCGCGGGGCCGAGGTCGTCGCGCACGACCTGCGGACCGGCAGCGCGCTGGTGCTGGCCGGGCTGGGCGCCGAGGGGGAGACCACCATCACCCAGGCGTACTACCTCGACCGCGGGCACGCCCACATCGCCGACCGCCTGTCGCAGCTCGGCGCCGACATCGAGCGCGTGGTCGCCTGA
- a CDS encoding NUDIX hydrolase, producing MTVPRVAVTVDLVVLTVREQRLCALMWRRDRAPYDGCWSLPGGFIHLDEDLPVAASRLMADRAGLADVRIHLEQLATYGYPDRDPRQRVVSVAYLGLAPDLPASSRAQVLWTCVEELVQRDRAAFDHRRILRDGIERARAKLEYTSLAAAFCPPEFTVAELRRVYEIVWGTPLDPRNFHRKVTGADRFLVPTGRTTTRDGGRPAQLYRRGDAEQLRPPMLRPRPDLGRP from the coding sequence ATGACCGTGCCCCGGGTCGCCGTCACCGTGGACCTCGTCGTGCTGACCGTCCGCGAGCAGCGGCTGTGCGCGCTGATGTGGCGACGCGACCGGGCGCCGTACGACGGGTGCTGGTCGCTGCCGGGCGGGTTCATCCACCTCGACGAGGACCTGCCGGTGGCCGCCTCGCGGCTGATGGCCGACCGCGCCGGGCTCGCCGACGTGCGCATCCATCTGGAGCAGCTCGCCACGTACGGGTATCCCGACCGCGACCCCCGGCAGCGCGTGGTCAGCGTCGCCTATCTGGGGCTGGCGCCCGACCTGCCCGCCTCCAGCCGCGCCCAGGTGCTGTGGACGTGCGTGGAGGAGCTCGTCCAGCGGGACAGGGCCGCGTTCGACCACCGGCGGATCCTGCGGGACGGCATCGAACGGGCGCGCGCCAAGCTGGAGTACACCTCGCTGGCCGCCGCGTTCTGCCCGCCCGAGTTCACCGTCGCCGAGCTGCGCCGGGTGTACGAGATCGTCTGGGGCACCCCGCTGGACCCCCGCAACTTCCACCGGAAGGTGACCGGCGCGGATCGCTTCCTGGTGCCGACCGGGCGCACCACGACGCGCGACGGCGGCCGGCCCGCCCAGCTCTATCGGCGCGGCGACGCCGAGCAGCTCCGGCCGCCGATGCTGCGCCCGCGACCCGACCTCGGCAGGCCGTAG
- a CDS encoding antibiotic biosynthesis monooxygenase family protein, whose translation MSTTVELTRFTVAPERTEALLAARPGMLADFRADREGFLGARLVALPNGEWLDIVDWRSPEDFAASRAKGANLPGIAAFFAAIDSLVGVDEGVLTEFDR comes from the coding sequence ATGAGCACGACCGTCGAACTGACCCGATTCACGGTGGCCCCCGAGAGGACCGAGGCGCTGCTGGCCGCACGCCCCGGGATGCTGGCCGACTTCCGGGCCGACCGGGAGGGGTTCCTGGGCGCCCGCCTGGTGGCCCTGCCGAACGGCGAGTGGCTGGACATCGTCGACTGGCGCTCCCCGGAGGACTTCGCGGCCTCCCGCGCCAAGGGCGCGAACCTTCCCGGCATCGCCGCCTTCTTCGCCGCGATCGACTCCCTGGTCGGCGTCGACGAGGGCGTCCTGACCGAGTTCGACCGCTAG
- a CDS encoding serine/threonine-protein kinase, with protein sequence MSGEWAVAGYRHVRELGDGAAGRVVLALRRSSGTPVAIRYLRARPFAEAAARDEARRVAAIEDAGPVRLQEYVESPQGVALISELVNGISLERMLKAEGRLTPEAALAVFQSTLLALGAAHRAGIAHGAVSPGKVLVQGDGVSRLADLGVAAWAGDSPTAEVPLHRAPEAWSGPATPAGDLYSATATLVECLTGDPPLSAASLHGVPEALIPLVSAGLAEDPDTRPASASVFLGRLETTALAAFGPGWDERGRADLVERAAVLRLLFPLSHKLVGDDGTRGGRRRGAGRGLVAAVTAALVLAAGAGAVVYASGGPDGQGRRPPIAADTDALPGGPPERVGLGPTGTPSVTASSPTPSTTVGPGAVTSPRPRRSPSGEPERPEDSPSPRPSASPSSSPSPFVTTDVRIVALSMEEGGTTATAEVRVTGSGKGRALVTVQFFEGDTAHGAPVTATVEVDGEATVHLSHTYESCPTSYAAQATAAPGSPQGHQQSGEGSCSAA encoded by the coding sequence GTGAGCGGCGAGTGGGCGGTTGCGGGGTATCGCCATGTCCGTGAGCTGGGCGACGGTGCGGCCGGAAGGGTCGTGCTGGCCCTTCGGAGGTCCTCCGGCACGCCCGTCGCGATCAGATACCTGCGGGCCCGGCCGTTCGCGGAGGCGGCGGCCCGGGACGAGGCGCGGCGGGTGGCGGCGATCGAGGACGCCGGGCCGGTCCGGCTTCAGGAGTACGTCGAGTCGCCGCAGGGCGTCGCCCTGATCTCCGAGCTGGTCAACGGGATCAGCCTGGAGCGCATGCTCAAGGCCGAGGGCCGGCTGACCCCCGAGGCGGCGTTGGCCGTCTTCCAGTCGACGCTGCTGGCGCTGGGGGCCGCGCATCGCGCCGGGATCGCGCACGGCGCCGTCAGCCCCGGGAAGGTGCTGGTCCAGGGCGACGGCGTGAGCCGGCTCGCCGACCTGGGTGTCGCGGCGTGGGCCGGCGACTCCCCGACCGCGGAGGTCCCGCTCCATCGGGCCCCCGAGGCGTGGAGCGGGCCGGCGACCCCGGCCGGCGACCTCTACTCCGCCACGGCGACGCTGGTCGAGTGTCTGACCGGCGATCCGCCGTTGTCCGCCGCCTCTCTCCACGGTGTGCCCGAGGCGCTGATCCCGCTGGTCTCGGCCGGGCTGGCCGAAGATCCCGACACCCGCCCGGCGTCCGCCTCGGTCTTCCTGGGACGTCTGGAGACCACCGCCCTCGCCGCGTTCGGCCCCGGGTGGGACGAGCGCGGGCGCGCGGACCTCGTCGAACGGGCGGCGGTGCTGAGGCTGCTGTTCCCGCTGTCCCACAAGCTCGTCGGCGACGACGGGACACGCGGCGGGCGGCGGCGGGGTGCGGGCCGGGGCCTGGTCGCCGCGGTGACCGCCGCGCTGGTGCTGGCGGCCGGCGCGGGCGCGGTGGTGTACGCGTCCGGCGGTCCCGACGGCCAGGGCCGGCGTCCCCCGATCGCCGCCGACACCGACGCCCTGCCGGGCGGCCCGCCGGAGAGGGTCGGCCTCGGACCGACGGGCACCCCCTCCGTCACGGCCTCGTCGCCCACGCCGAGCACGACGGTCGGGCCGGGGGCGGTCACCTCGCCCAGGCCCCGGCGGAGCCCGTCCGGCGAGCCGGAGCGGCCGGAGGATTCGCCGAGCCCCCGGCCGTCGGCGTCGCCGTCGTCCTCCCCGTCGCCGTTCGTCACCACCGACGTCCGGATCGTCGCCCTGTCGATGGAGGAGGGCGGCACGACGGCCACCGCCGAGGTCAGGGTCACCGGCTCCGGCAAGGGGCGGGCTCTGGTCACGGTGCAGTTCTTCGAGGGCGACACGGCCCACGGCGCGCCGGTGACCGCGACGGTCGAGGTCGACGGGGAGGCCACCGTGCATCTCAGCCACACCTACGAGAGCTGTCCGACGTCGTACGCCGCCCAGGCCACCGCCGCGCCGGGGTCTCCGCAGGGCCACCAGCAGTCCGGCGAGGGGTCGTGCTCCGCCGCCTGA
- the wrbA gene encoding NAD(P)H:quinone oxidoreductase, protein MNTAVKVAIIYYSATGNITEIAREMADTAEKAGAEVRLRRVAELAPPEAIAANPAWAANAAATSEVPVATADDMLWADAVIMGSPTRFGNIASQLKQFLDTLGGVWHQGLLADKVYSGFTSTGTRHGGHESTLLALTHTFHHFGGIVVAPGYTHPGKFEDGNPYGTSHHDGGGTLPVDDTTRAAARIQAERVVRFARAIATPVAA, encoded by the coding sequence ATGAACACCGCCGTCAAGGTCGCGATCATCTACTACTCCGCCACCGGCAACATCACCGAGATCGCCCGGGAGATGGCCGACACCGCCGAGAAGGCCGGCGCGGAGGTCCGGCTGCGCCGGGTCGCCGAGCTGGCCCCGCCCGAGGCCATCGCCGCCAACCCGGCGTGGGCCGCCAACGCGGCCGCGACCTCCGAGGTCCCCGTCGCCACCGCCGACGACATGCTCTGGGCGGACGCGGTGATCATGGGGTCGCCCACCCGGTTCGGCAACATCGCCTCGCAGCTCAAGCAGTTCCTGGACACGCTGGGCGGCGTCTGGCACCAGGGGCTGCTGGCCGACAAGGTCTACAGCGGCTTCACGTCCACCGGCACCCGGCACGGCGGTCACGAGTCCACGCTGCTGGCGCTGACCCACACCTTCCACCACTTCGGGGGCATCGTGGTCGCGCCCGGCTACACCCATCCCGGCAAGTTCGAGGACGGCAACCCGTACGGCACCTCGCACCACGACGGGGGAGGCACCCTTCCGGTCGACGACACGACCCGCGCCGCCGCCCGCATCCAGGCCGAACGCGTGGTGCGGTTCGCGCGGGCCATCGCGACGCCCGTCGCCGCGTGA
- a CDS encoding glutamate ABC transporter substrate-binding protein: MRSFGRSLKGAAWVTVAAVAGALVTGCGTGDGGSIVDKTSLTIGVKADQPGLGFKRPNGGFEGFDVDVAKYVARKLGFADGDVKFVETPSSVREKALQDGRVDMILASYSITASRKTKVTFAGPYYVAHQDTLVRAADAAVRNVRDLRDRRLCAVTGSNSWRRVIEERRIAARPVEAPSYSRCVDQLIANEVDAVSTDDLILAGFAAGRENAVRIVNAPISDEKYGVGLHRGDVDGCEAVNTALTEMYQDGTAATLLKKWFGRTTLRTTTSVPQFEGCS, encoded by the coding sequence ATGCGTTCGTTCGGTCGTTCGTTGAAGGGCGCCGCCTGGGTGACGGTCGCGGCCGTGGCGGGCGCCCTGGTCACGGGGTGCGGCACCGGCGACGGTGGGTCGATCGTCGACAAGACGTCCCTCACCATCGGGGTCAAGGCGGACCAGCCGGGGCTGGGCTTCAAGCGGCCGAACGGGGGGTTCGAGGGCTTCGACGTGGACGTGGCGAAGTACGTGGCCCGCAAGCTGGGGTTCGCCGACGGGGACGTGAAGTTCGTCGAGACGCCCTCCAGCGTGCGCGAGAAGGCCCTCCAGGACGGCCGGGTGGACATGATCCTGGCCTCGTACTCCATCACCGCCAGCCGCAAGACCAAGGTGACGTTCGCCGGGCCGTACTACGTCGCCCACCAGGACACGCTGGTGCGCGCCGCCGACGCCGCCGTCCGCAACGTGCGGGACCTGCGCGACCGGCGGCTGTGCGCGGTGACGGGCTCCAACTCCTGGCGGCGGGTCATCGAGGAGCGGCGGATCGCGGCGCGGCCGGTGGAGGCGCCCTCCTACAGCCGGTGCGTGGACCAACTGATCGCGAACGAGGTGGACGCGGTCTCGACCGACGACCTGATCCTGGCGGGGTTCGCGGCGGGCCGGGAGAACGCCGTCCGGATCGTCAACGCCCCGATCTCCGACGAGAAGTACGGGGTGGGTCTGCACCGGGGCGACGTGGACGGCTGCGAGGCCGTCAACACCGCGCTCACCGAGATGTATCAGGACGGCACCGCGGCGACGCTGTTGAAGAAGTGGTTCGGCCGGACCACGCTGCGGACGACCACCAGCGTTCCCCAGTTCGAGGGATGTTCGTGA